From Ramlibacter agri, a single genomic window includes:
- a CDS encoding polyprenyl synthetase family protein, protein MSFNLKGWSTERLAQVERALSAWVPLQAPAGLGEAMRYAVLDGGKRLRPLLVLAACEAVGGHAEAALRAACSVELIHAYSLVHDDMPCMDNDVLRRGKPTVHVKFGEATALLAGDALQALAFELLAPEQSTIPDTVQARLCRLLAQSAGQAGMAGGQAIDLASVGRSLTEDELRHMHRLKTGALLQASVMMGAATGDAAPAAAQGLAGYGRALGLAFQVVDDILDVTADSATLGKTAGKDAAQDKPTYVSLLGLDRARAHAQELLHEARTALATSRLSDTRALEALAEMVVVREN, encoded by the coding sequence GTGAGTTTCAACCTGAAGGGCTGGTCGACCGAACGACTCGCGCAAGTGGAACGGGCGCTGTCGGCCTGGGTGCCGCTGCAAGCGCCCGCCGGGCTCGGCGAGGCCATGCGTTATGCAGTGCTCGATGGCGGCAAGCGCCTGCGCCCGCTGCTGGTGCTGGCGGCCTGCGAAGCCGTGGGCGGCCACGCCGAGGCCGCGCTGCGCGCCGCCTGCTCCGTGGAGCTGATCCACGCCTACTCGCTCGTGCACGACGACATGCCGTGCATGGACAACGACGTCCTGCGCCGCGGCAAGCCGACGGTGCACGTGAAGTTCGGCGAAGCCACTGCGCTGCTGGCCGGCGACGCGCTGCAGGCGCTGGCCTTCGAGCTGCTGGCGCCCGAGCAGAGCACCATTCCCGACACCGTGCAGGCGCGCCTGTGCCGCCTGCTCGCGCAATCGGCAGGGCAGGCCGGCATGGCCGGCGGCCAGGCGATCGACCTGGCGTCGGTGGGCCGCTCGCTCACGGAGGACGAGCTGCGCCACATGCACCGGCTGAAGACCGGTGCGCTGCTGCAAGCCAGCGTGATGATGGGCGCCGCCACCGGTGACGCCGCTCCGGCCGCCGCGCAAGGCCTCGCGGGCTACGGCCGCGCGCTGGGCCTGGCCTTCCAGGTGGTGGATGACATCCTCGATGTCACCGCGGATTCGGCGACACTGGGCAAGACCGCCGGCAAGGACGCCGCGCAGGACAAGCCCACCTACGTGTCGCTGCTGGGCCTGGACCGCGCCCGCGCCCATGCGCAGGAGCTGCTGCACGAAGCGCGCACCGCGCTCGCCACCAGCCGCCTGAGCGACACGCGCGCGCTGGAAGCGCTGGCCGAAATGGTCGTGGTGCGCGAAAACTGA
- a CDS encoding aromatic ring-hydroxylating oxygenase subunit alpha, whose protein sequence is MSDLSLQLQQAASQLPVTSYFDQALFTRELELIWQSGPRYLGHELAVPELGDYYALPQESEGRALLRTPQGIELISNVCRHRQAVMLRGRGSVQANGGGGNIVCPLHRWTYSAGQHAPAGTLLGAPHFATDPCLDLNNYQVQNWNGLLFEANGFDVNRTLAKLGPKADLDFAGYVRDSVVMHEVDYNWKTFIEVYLEDYHVGPFHPGLGNFVACEDLRWEFGRDYSVQTVGVAGKLGKAGSDIYRKWHDEVLRYQDGKPPKHGAIWLTLYPNVMVEWYPNVLVVSTLYPKGPQKTLNVVEFFYPEEIHAFEREFVEAQQAAYMETCVEDDEIALRMDAGRKALMERGDNEVGPYQSPMEDGMQHFHEWYREVMHSHVPSR, encoded by the coding sequence ATGTCTGATTTAAGTCTTCAACTCCAGCAGGCCGCAAGCCAACTTCCCGTTACCAGCTATTTCGACCAGGCGCTCTTCACGCGTGAGCTGGAGCTGATCTGGCAGTCCGGGCCCCGTTATCTGGGGCACGAACTGGCCGTTCCCGAACTGGGCGACTACTACGCACTTCCGCAAGAAAGCGAAGGGCGCGCGTTGTTGCGCACGCCGCAAGGCATCGAGCTGATCTCCAACGTCTGCCGCCACCGCCAGGCGGTGATGCTGCGTGGCCGCGGTTCCGTCCAGGCCAACGGCGGGGGAGGCAACATCGTGTGCCCTTTACACCGCTGGACCTATAGCGCCGGGCAGCATGCACCGGCCGGAACGCTGCTGGGCGCCCCGCATTTCGCGACCGATCCCTGCCTGGACCTGAACAACTACCAGGTGCAGAACTGGAACGGCCTGCTGTTCGAAGCCAACGGCTTCGACGTGAACCGCACGCTGGCGAAACTCGGTCCCAAGGCGGACCTGGACTTCGCCGGCTACGTGCGCGACAGCGTCGTCATGCACGAGGTGGACTACAACTGGAAGACCTTCATCGAGGTCTACCTGGAGGACTACCACGTGGGTCCGTTCCATCCGGGGCTGGGCAACTTCGTCGCCTGCGAAGACCTGCGCTGGGAGTTCGGCCGCGACTACTCGGTGCAGACCGTCGGCGTCGCGGGCAAGCTGGGCAAGGCCGGTTCGGACATCTACCGCAAGTGGCACGACGAGGTGCTGCGCTACCAGGACGGCAAGCCGCCCAAGCACGGCGCGATCTGGCTGACGCTGTACCCCAACGTCATGGTGGAGTGGTACCCGAACGTGCTGGTGGTTTCGACGCTGTACCCCAAGGGACCGCAGAAGACGCTGAACGTGGTGGAGTTCTTCTATCCCGAGGAAATCCACGCGTTCGAGCGCGAGTTCGTCGAAGCCCAGCAGGCCGCCTACATGGAGACCTGCGTCGAGGACGACGAGATCGCGCTGCGCATGGACGCCGGCCGCAAGGCCCTGATGGAGCGCGGCGACAACGAAGTCGGCCCCTACCAGAGCCCGATGGAAGACGGCATGCAGCACTTCCACGAGTGGTACCGCGAGGTCATGCACAGCCACGTGCCGAGCCGCTAG
- the dxs gene encoding 1-deoxy-D-xylulose-5-phosphate synthase encodes MATKLLQTINDPADLRRLPRAELPELADELRNYVLESVSKTGGHLSSNLGTVELTIALHYVFNTPEDRIVWDVGHQTYPHKILTGRRDRMASLRQLGGLAGFPQRSESEYDSFGTAHSSTSISAALGMAMAAKQKGEQRRAIAVIGDGAMSAGMAFEALNNAGVCECDLLVILNDNDMSISPPVGALNRYLAQLMSGRFYAATKELGKKVLHVAPPLFELAKRLEEQAKGMVVPATLFEKFGFNYIGPIDGHDLDSLIPTLENIRKLSGPQFLHVVTRKGQGYKLAEADPVAYHGPGKFDPAVGLVKPATPAKPTFTQVFGQWLCDMAAKDPRLVGITPAMREGSGLVEFEKRFPERYYDVGIAEQHAVTFAAGMACEGLKPVVAIYSTFLQRAYDQLVHDVALQNLPVVFALDRAGLVGADGPTHAGAYDIPFLRTIPNVSVACPADENECRKLLTTAYEQDHPVAVRYPRGAGVGTAMEPGLQGLPFGKGELRRQGKGIAILVFGTLLYPALQAAERLGATVVNMRWAKPLDTELLLSVAASHEALVTVEEGAIMGGAGSAVTEALNAAGVAKPVLQLGLRDEFIPHGDPARLLSLQGLDAAGIEASIQTRFASLIERPAPSLKVVG; translated from the coding sequence ATGGCGACCAAGCTGCTGCAAACGATCAACGACCCGGCCGACCTGCGCCGCCTGCCGCGCGCGGAGCTGCCGGAGCTGGCGGACGAACTGCGCAACTACGTGCTGGAGTCCGTCTCCAAGACCGGCGGCCACCTGAGCTCCAACCTGGGCACGGTGGAACTGACCATCGCGCTGCACTACGTCTTCAACACGCCGGAAGACCGCATCGTCTGGGACGTGGGCCACCAGACCTACCCGCACAAGATCCTCACGGGCCGGCGCGACCGCATGGCCTCGCTGCGCCAGCTGGGCGGCCTGGCCGGCTTCCCCCAGCGCAGCGAAAGCGAGTACGACAGCTTCGGCACCGCGCATTCGTCCACCAGCATCTCCGCGGCGCTGGGCATGGCGATGGCGGCCAAGCAGAAGGGCGAGCAGCGCCGCGCGATCGCCGTCATCGGCGACGGCGCGATGAGCGCGGGCATGGCCTTCGAGGCGCTGAACAACGCCGGCGTCTGCGAATGCGACCTGCTGGTGATCCTGAACGACAACGACATGTCGATCAGCCCGCCGGTGGGCGCGCTGAACCGCTACCTTGCGCAGCTGATGTCCGGGCGCTTCTACGCGGCCACCAAGGAGCTGGGCAAGAAGGTGCTGCACGTGGCGCCGCCGCTGTTCGAACTGGCCAAGCGGCTGGAGGAGCAGGCCAAGGGCATGGTGGTGCCGGCCACGCTGTTCGAGAAGTTCGGCTTCAACTACATCGGCCCCATCGACGGCCACGACCTCGATTCGCTGATCCCGACGCTGGAGAACATCCGCAAGCTGAGCGGTCCGCAGTTCCTGCACGTCGTCACGCGCAAGGGCCAGGGCTACAAGCTGGCCGAGGCCGACCCCGTGGCCTACCACGGGCCCGGCAAGTTCGACCCCGCCGTGGGCCTGGTGAAGCCGGCCACGCCGGCCAAGCCCACGTTCACGCAGGTGTTCGGCCAGTGGCTGTGCGACATGGCCGCCAAGGACCCGCGCCTCGTGGGCATCACGCCCGCGATGCGCGAAGGCTCGGGCCTGGTCGAATTCGAGAAGCGCTTCCCGGAGCGCTACTACGACGTCGGCATCGCCGAACAACACGCGGTGACCTTTGCCGCCGGCATGGCCTGCGAAGGCCTGAAGCCGGTGGTGGCGATCTACTCCACCTTCCTGCAGCGCGCCTATGACCAGCTGGTGCACGACGTGGCGCTGCAGAACCTGCCGGTGGTGTTCGCGCTGGACCGCGCGGGCCTGGTCGGCGCCGACGGCCCGACGCACGCGGGCGCCTATGACATCCCCTTCCTGCGCACCATTCCGAACGTCAGCGTGGCCTGTCCCGCCGACGAGAACGAGTGCCGCAAGCTGCTGACCACCGCCTACGAGCAAGACCATCCGGTGGCCGTGCGCTATCCGCGCGGCGCCGGTGTCGGCACCGCCATGGAGCCGGGCCTGCAAGGCCTGCCCTTCGGCAAGGGCGAACTGCGCCGCCAGGGCAAGGGCATCGCGATCCTGGTCTTCGGCACGCTGCTCTATCCGGCGCTGCAGGCCGCGGAGCGCCTGGGCGCGACGGTGGTCAACATGCGTTGGGCCAAGCCGCTCGATACCGAACTGCTGCTGTCCGTGGCGGCCTCGCACGAGGCGCTGGTGACGGTGGAAGAGGGCGCCATCATGGGCGGCGCGGGCAGCGCCGTCACCGAGGCGCTGAACGCCGCGGGCGTCGCCAAGCCGGTGCTGCAACTGGGCCTGCGCGACGAGTTCATCCCGCACGGCGACCCGGCGCGGCTGCTGTCGCTGCAAGGGCTGGACGCAGCCGGCATCGAGGCATCGATCCAGACGCGCTTCGCGTCGCTGATCGAGCGGCCGGCGCCGAGCCTGAAGGTCGTGGGCTGA
- a CDS encoding Bug family tripartite tricarboxylate transporter substrate binding protein yields MITRRTALAALAAALAGSAVQAQPPHGNWPTGRPITIIVPFSAGGSVDVVARVVAQKLAERLKTSVVVDNVGGAGGAIGVARAVAAAPDGFTLVMGADSPIAIARLVNPAAVKYDALKDLAPIGLVNTAPMVLVARPGLPVNNLADVIKLAHAQPGTLNYATSGIGTVLHLAMELIKEQSHAFITHVPYRGGAQIVTDVVGNQVDLALLVSVTATPQIQSHKVKAIAVTDDKRLAALPDVPTVAETPGFQGYDMVSWTGLFAPAHTPAPIVERLNHELNEILRSEDVKSRMAEQGAVAGSGSAADFGRFVQREQERYARIVKAANIKE; encoded by the coding sequence ATGATCACCCGACGCACTGCGCTCGCGGCCCTGGCGGCCGCCCTGGCCGGCAGCGCCGTGCAGGCGCAGCCGCCGCACGGGAACTGGCCCACGGGCCGGCCCATCACCATCATCGTCCCCTTCAGCGCCGGCGGCAGCGTCGACGTGGTGGCGCGCGTGGTGGCGCAGAAGCTGGCCGAGCGCCTGAAGACCTCGGTGGTCGTGGACAACGTCGGCGGTGCCGGCGGCGCCATCGGCGTGGCGCGCGCGGTGGCCGCCGCGCCGGATGGCTTCACGCTGGTCATGGGCGCCGACAGCCCGATCGCGATCGCGCGCCTGGTGAACCCGGCAGCCGTGAAGTACGACGCGCTGAAGGACCTGGCGCCCATCGGCCTCGTGAACACCGCGCCGATGGTGCTGGTGGCGCGCCCGGGCCTGCCGGTGAACAACCTGGCGGACGTCATCAAGCTGGCGCACGCGCAGCCGGGCACGCTGAACTACGCGACCTCGGGCATCGGTACCGTGCTGCACCTGGCCATGGAGCTGATCAAGGAGCAGTCGCATGCGTTCATCACGCACGTGCCTTATCGCGGCGGCGCGCAGATCGTCACCGACGTGGTCGGCAACCAGGTGGACCTGGCGCTGCTGGTCAGCGTGACGGCGACGCCGCAGATCCAGTCGCACAAGGTGAAGGCCATCGCCGTCACCGACGACAAGCGCCTGGCGGCGCTGCCGGACGTGCCCACCGTCGCCGAGACGCCGGGTTTCCAGGGCTACGACATGGTGTCGTGGACGGGGCTGTTCGCGCCGGCCCACACGCCGGCGCCCATCGTCGAACGGCTGAACCACGAGCTGAACGAGATCCTGCGGTCCGAGGACGTGAAGTCCCGGATGGCGGAGCAGGGCGCCGTCGCCGGCAGCGGCAGCGCCGCGGACTTCGGCCGCTTCGTGCAGCGCGAGCAGGAGCGCTACGCGCGGATCGTGAAGGCGGCGAACATCAAGGAGTGA
- a CDS encoding exodeoxyribonuclease VII small subunit encodes MTQAPTNPPASYEAAMEELEQLTGQIESGQLPLEQLLAGYERGAELLKFCRDKLQAVEEQIKVLDAGVLKPWASE; translated from the coding sequence ATGACCCAGGCGCCCACCAACCCTCCAGCCAGCTATGAAGCTGCCATGGAAGAGCTCGAGCAGCTCACCGGCCAGATCGAATCGGGCCAACTCCCGCTGGAGCAATTGCTCGCGGGCTACGAGCGCGGCGCGGAGCTGCTGAAGTTCTGCCGCGACAAGCTGCAGGCCGTCGAGGAGCAGATCAAGGTGCTCGACGCGGGCGTCCTCAAGCCCTGGGCCAGCGAGTGA
- a CDS encoding TRAP transporter substrate-binding protein, protein MDRRSLLKNAGIAGVLATGAAPAVHAQPVVRWRLASSFPKSLDTIYGAAEVFARQVRAMSNGRFEISVHAAGEVMPAFGVVDGVQQGSVEACHTVPYYFFGKDDTFAIGAAIPFGLNSRQMSAWMFEGNGMALMREFYARYGMINLPGGNTGSQMGGWFRQELKSAADVRGLKFRIGGFAGRVIGRMGGVPLNLPGGEIYQALEKGTIDAAEWVGPYDDQKLGFHKVAPYYYYPGWWEGGPQVDFLINRKAWDALPADFKAIATNASGFTHVDMQAKYDARNPAALKQLVAAGAKLRPFPPDLMTEAFKVSSQLYEELSAKNPAWRKVWADYQRFRADQNLWFRFTEATFDRFMQAQKL, encoded by the coding sequence TTGGATCGCCGTTCCCTCCTGAAGAATGCCGGCATCGCGGGCGTGCTCGCCACCGGCGCCGCGCCCGCGGTCCATGCGCAGCCGGTGGTGCGCTGGCGCCTGGCCTCCAGCTTTCCGAAGTCGCTGGACACCATCTACGGCGCCGCCGAGGTGTTTGCGCGGCAGGTGCGCGCCATGTCCAACGGCCGCTTCGAGATTTCGGTGCACGCCGCCGGCGAGGTGATGCCGGCCTTCGGCGTCGTCGATGGCGTGCAGCAGGGCTCGGTGGAGGCCTGCCACACCGTGCCCTATTACTTCTTCGGCAAGGACGACACCTTCGCCATCGGGGCGGCCATTCCCTTCGGCCTGAACAGCCGGCAGATGAGCGCGTGGATGTTCGAAGGCAACGGCATGGCGCTGATGCGCGAGTTCTATGCCCGCTACGGCATGATCAACCTGCCGGGCGGCAACACCGGCTCGCAGATGGGCGGCTGGTTCCGCCAGGAGCTCAAGTCGGCGGCCGACGTGCGCGGGCTCAAGTTCCGCATCGGCGGCTTTGCCGGCCGTGTCATCGGGCGCATGGGCGGGGTGCCGCTGAACCTGCCCGGGGGCGAGATCTACCAGGCGCTGGAGAAGGGCACCATCGACGCCGCCGAATGGGTGGGACCCTACGACGACCAGAAGCTGGGCTTCCACAAGGTCGCGCCCTATTACTACTACCCGGGCTGGTGGGAAGGCGGCCCGCAGGTGGACTTCCTGATCAACCGCAAGGCCTGGGACGCGCTGCCGGCGGACTTCAAGGCGATCGCCACCAATGCCTCCGGCTTCACGCACGTGGACATGCAGGCCAAGTACGACGCCCGCAACCCGGCGGCGCTGAAGCAGCTGGTGGCCGCGGGCGCCAAGCTGCGCCCCTTCCCGCCCGACCTGATGACGGAAGCCTTCAAGGTGTCCAGCCAGCTGTACGAGGAGCTGTCGGCGAAGAACCCGGCCTGGCGCAAGGTCTGGGCCGACTACCAGCGCTTCCGCGCCGACCAGAACCTCTGGTTCCGCTTCACCGAAGCCACCTTCGACCGCTTCATGCAGGCCCAGAAGCTCTGA
- a CDS encoding TRAP transporter substrate-binding protein: protein MDRRSILKHAGIAGVLAAGAAPAVRAQAALRWRLASAFPKSLDTIFGSAEKMAQTVHDLSGGKFEISVHAAGELMPAFGVVDALQNSTIEMAQTAPYYHTGKDPIFAFGCAVPFGLTARQMDSWMEHGNGRKLLDAFYANFNIKSFSAGNTGTQMGGWYRKEIKTVADLKGLKMRMGGGLFGEAMAKLGVVPQNMPAGEVYQALEKGTLDAVEFVGPYDDEKLGFAKVAPFYYYPGWWEGGAELEFFVNQKALAALSPENKAILEAATKVAARDMTAKYDAVNPVALKRLVANKTQLKPFSKELMDAGFKASMEVFAEHEAKSPEFKKIHQDMRAFQRDQLLWTRFSEFRYDSYMTTVKV from the coding sequence ATGGACCGTCGTTCCATCCTCAAGCACGCGGGCATCGCCGGCGTGCTGGCCGCGGGCGCCGCCCCCGCCGTGCGCGCGCAGGCCGCCCTGCGCTGGCGCCTCGCCTCCGCCTTCCCGAAGTCGCTGGACACCATCTTCGGCAGCGCCGAGAAGATGGCCCAGACCGTGCATGACCTCTCGGGCGGCAAGTTCGAGATCTCCGTGCACGCCGCCGGCGAGCTGATGCCCGCCTTCGGCGTCGTGGACGCGCTGCAGAACAGCACCATCGAGATGGCGCAGACGGCGCCTTACTACCACACCGGCAAGGACCCCATCTTCGCCTTCGGCTGCGCCGTGCCCTTCGGCCTGACCGCGCGCCAGATGGACAGCTGGATGGAGCACGGCAACGGCCGCAAGCTGCTGGACGCCTTCTACGCCAACTTCAACATCAAGAGCTTCAGCGCGGGCAACACCGGCACCCAGATGGGCGGCTGGTACCGCAAGGAGATCAAGACGGTCGCCGACCTGAAGGGCCTGAAGATGCGCATGGGCGGCGGCCTGTTCGGCGAGGCGATGGCCAAGCTGGGCGTGGTGCCGCAGAACATGCCGGCCGGCGAGGTGTACCAGGCCCTGGAAAAGGGCACGCTGGACGCCGTGGAATTCGTCGGCCCCTACGACGACGAGAAGCTGGGCTTCGCCAAGGTCGCGCCCTTCTACTACTACCCGGGCTGGTGGGAAGGCGGCGCCGAGCTGGAGTTCTTCGTCAACCAGAAGGCGCTCGCCGCGCTGTCGCCGGAGAACAAGGCGATCCTGGAAGCCGCGACCAAGGTGGCCGCGCGCGACATGACGGCCAAGTACGACGCCGTGAACCCCGTCGCGCTGAAGCGCCTGGTGGCCAACAAGACGCAACTGAAGCCCTTCTCCAAGGAGCTGATGGACGCCGGCTTCAAGGCTTCGATGGAAGTGTTCGCCGAGCACGAGGCCAAGTCGCCCGAGTTCAAGAAGATCCACCAGGACATGCGCGCCTTCCAGCGCGACCAGCTGCTGTGGACCCGCTTCTCCGAATTCCGCTACGACAGCTACATGACGACCGTAAAGGTCTGA
- a CDS encoding TRAP transporter substrate-binding protein: protein MDRRAVIKSAGIAGVLAAGVAPAVHAQAAIRWRLASSFPKSLDTIFGAAEVFAAKVKTMSGGKFEISTHAAGELMPAFGVVDGVQQGTVEVAHTAPYYFFGKNEVFALGCAIPFGLNSRQMTAWMFEGNGLKLMREFYAKYNIVNLPGGNTGAQMGGWYRKEIKSMADMKGLKFRVGGFAGKVIERMGGVPQNIPGGEIYQALEKGTIDAAEWVGPYDDLKLGFNKVAPFYYYPGWWEGGPELDFFINDKAWNGLSPENKAIVESAAAEAHVVMQARYDARNPAALKQLVASGTKLRPFSNDVMAEAFKHSEALYSELSGSNPDWKKIYADYSKFRTEQNLWFRFTEATFDRFMQNQKLA from the coding sequence ATGGATCGTCGTGCAGTCATCAAGTCCGCTGGCATCGCCGGCGTCCTGGCCGCGGGTGTCGCGCCCGCCGTTCACGCGCAGGCGGCCATCCGCTGGCGCCTGGCTTCCAGCTTCCCGAAGTCGCTGGACACGATCTTCGGCGCCGCCGAAGTGTTCGCGGCCAAGGTCAAGACCATGTCGGGCGGCAAGTTCGAGATCTCCACCCACGCCGCCGGCGAGTTGATGCCGGCCTTCGGCGTGGTCGACGGCGTGCAGCAGGGCACCGTGGAAGTGGCGCACACGGCGCCGTATTACTTCTTCGGCAAGAACGAGGTCTTCGCGCTGGGCTGCGCCATCCCCTTCGGCCTGAACAGCCGGCAGATGACGGCCTGGATGTTCGAAGGCAACGGCCTGAAGCTGATGCGCGAGTTCTACGCCAAGTACAACATCGTCAACCTCCCCGGCGGCAACACCGGCGCCCAGATGGGCGGCTGGTACCGCAAGGAAATCAAGTCGATGGCCGACATGAAGGGCCTGAAGTTCCGCGTGGGCGGCTTCGCGGGCAAGGTCATCGAGCGCATGGGCGGCGTGCCGCAGAACATCCCCGGCGGCGAGATCTACCAGGCGCTGGAGAAGGGCACCATCGACGCCGCCGAATGGGTGGGGCCGTACGACGACCTGAAGCTGGGCTTCAACAAGGTCGCGCCCTTCTACTACTACCCCGGCTGGTGGGAGGGCGGCCCGGAGCTGGACTTCTTCATCAACGACAAGGCCTGGAACGGGCTGTCGCCGGAGAACAAGGCCATCGTCGAATCGGCCGCGGCCGAAGCCCACGTGGTGATGCAGGCGCGCTACGACGCCCGCAACCCGGCGGCGCTGAAGCAACTGGTAGCCTCCGGCACCAAGTTGCGGCCCTTCTCCAACGACGTGATGGCCGAGGCCTTCAAGCATTCCGAGGCGCTGTACAGCGAGCTGAGCGGCAGCAACCCGGACTGGAAGAAGATCTACGCGGACTATTCCAAGTTCCGCACCGAACAGAACCTGTGGTTCCGCTTCACCGAAGCCACGTTCGACCGCTTCATGCAGAATCAGAAGCTGGCCTGA
- a CDS encoding sulfurtransferase, giving the protein MYTTLISAEQLLDLQRTKARVLVFDCSFELMNPAAGREHYLGSHIAGAVYADLDHDLSDKGSLGPDGKVMPHAGAASGGRHPLPRREKFAMWLSSVGFANDMQAVVYDRNGANYCGRLWWMLKWAGHDAVAALDGGLQAWQAAGGEVRAGTEPAHFQTNFELGTPLRKLVVTEEVVRKLGAGQTMVDARATPRYKGEVEPLDPVAGHIPGALNRPFGQNLGADGKFKPAAQLRQEFEQLLGGRDPATVVHQCGSGVSAVPNLLAMELAGYAPTGLYAGSWSEWSRDPKLPVEKG; this is encoded by the coding sequence ATGTACACCACCCTGATCTCCGCAGAGCAGTTGCTGGACCTGCAGCGCACCAAGGCGCGCGTGCTGGTCTTCGACTGCAGTTTCGAGCTGATGAACCCCGCGGCCGGGCGCGAACACTACCTCGGCTCGCACATCGCCGGCGCGGTCTACGCCGACCTCGACCACGACCTCAGCGACAAGGGCTCGCTGGGCCCGGACGGCAAGGTGATGCCGCATGCCGGCGCCGCCTCGGGCGGGCGGCATCCGCTGCCGCGGCGCGAGAAATTCGCGATGTGGCTGTCGTCCGTCGGCTTCGCCAACGACATGCAGGCGGTGGTCTACGACCGCAACGGCGCCAACTACTGCGGCCGCTTGTGGTGGATGCTGAAGTGGGCCGGCCACGACGCGGTGGCGGCGCTCGATGGCGGCCTGCAGGCCTGGCAGGCCGCGGGCGGCGAAGTGCGCGCGGGCACCGAGCCCGCGCACTTCCAGACCAACTTCGAGCTGGGCACGCCGCTGCGCAAGCTGGTGGTGACCGAGGAAGTCGTGCGCAAGCTGGGCGCGGGCCAGACCATGGTCGACGCGAGGGCGACGCCGCGCTACAAGGGCGAGGTGGAACCGCTGGACCCGGTGGCGGGCCACATCCCTGGCGCGCTGAACCGGCCTTTCGGCCAGAACCTGGGCGCCGACGGCAAGTTCAAGCCGGCGGCGCAGCTACGGCAGGAGTTCGAGCAGCTGCTGGGCGGCCGCGACCCGGCGACGGTGGTGCACCAGTGCGGCAGCGGCGTCAGCGCCGTGCCCAACCTGCTGGCGATGGAGCTGGCCGGCTATGCGCCGACGGGGCTGTACGCGGGCAGCTGGAGCGAGTGGTCGCGGGACCCGAAGTTGCCGGTGGAGAAGGGTTGA
- a CDS encoding DMT family transporter — protein MAALWMLAASLAFATMAVCVKFAAAWFSPSELVFWRGLIGMVLMWLWCRARGETLGTRYPLMHAWRSMIGVVSLGAWFYALGNLPLATAMTLNYMSSVWIAAFLVGGALLAWNPRGGQPMPGRNGALTFTVMAGFAGVVLMLRPTLGQHQAFAGLVGLLSGLLSAFAYMQVMALGKIGEPEARTVFYFAVGSAVAGAVGMATGSVSEWNWGHALWLLPVGLTASIGQLCMTRAYNRGATLLVANLQYSGIVFGALYSLLLFGENIPLAGWAGMGLILASGIAATVLRSRAAPDAPGEEH, from the coding sequence ATGGCGGCTCTGTGGATGCTGGCGGCGTCACTGGCGTTCGCCACGATGGCGGTGTGCGTCAAGTTCGCCGCCGCCTGGTTCTCCCCCTCCGAACTGGTGTTCTGGCGCGGCCTCATCGGCATGGTGCTGATGTGGCTGTGGTGCCGTGCCCGCGGCGAGACGCTGGGCACGCGCTACCCGCTGATGCACGCCTGGCGCAGCATGATCGGCGTGGTGTCGCTGGGCGCCTGGTTCTATGCGCTGGGCAACCTGCCGCTCGCCACGGCCATGACGCTGAACTACATGAGCAGCGTCTGGATCGCGGCCTTCCTGGTCGGCGGCGCGCTGCTGGCGTGGAACCCGCGCGGCGGTCAGCCGATGCCGGGGCGCAATGGCGCATTGACTTTCACCGTGATGGCCGGCTTTGCCGGCGTGGTGCTGATGCTGCGGCCGACGCTCGGCCAGCACCAGGCCTTCGCCGGCCTGGTGGGCCTGCTCTCGGGCCTGCTTTCAGCCTTCGCGTACATGCAGGTGATGGCGCTGGGCAAAATCGGCGAGCCGGAGGCGCGCACGGTGTTCTATTTCGCCGTCGGTTCCGCGGTGGCGGGCGCCGTGGGCATGGCCACCGGCAGCGTGTCCGAGTGGAACTGGGGCCATGCGCTCTGGCTGCTGCCCGTGGGCCTGACGGCTTCCATCGGCCAGCTGTGCATGACCCGCGCCTACAACCGGGGCGCCACCTTGCTGGTGGCCAACCTGCAGTACTCCGGCATCGTGTTCGGCGCGCTGTACAGCCTGCTGCTGTTCGGTGAGAACATCCCGCTGGCGGGCTGGGCCGGCATGGGGCTGATCCTGGCCAGCGGCATCGCCGCCACCGTGCTGCGCTCGCGGGCGGCACCGGACGCGCCGGGAGAAGAGCATTGA